One genomic segment of Ctenopharyngodon idella isolate HZGC_01 chromosome 7, HZGC01, whole genome shotgun sequence includes these proteins:
- the fjx1 gene encoding four-jointed box protein 1, with protein sequence MRFEIMKAGKVKLCASLCMWLGIVTWIGNVKLHLWSVFVQQATERGSGVVFSVANEQVNVSKRHAPGNSGFRDGKSFHIRSPFILDNVVEHRVFWSAWLEGLSTRVFGVEHERKWRDKVRDARVVVLEAGCGRPTNRLATFADGTRACVRYGIDADQVLGETLSYYLAELLGISNLPPLALSKLNLSSEQWASVRENIEALEWSPNAIVSLTEFIPNVTEVFIPLHLRKQQGGGLQLSAETISNMTVAYLVELMQWSDLILFDYLTANFDRIVSHIFSLQWDARVMERTTNNLLKTINGHLLFIDNEAGLIHGYRVLDLWERYHTVLLSSSCIFRRSTVRRISEMKRSGNSAKLLCELYRAREPLARELGSLSEEHALTLQNRIDVVYKHIKQCTEIM encoded by the coding sequence ATGCGTTTTGAAATCATGAAAGCCGGCAAGGTGAAATTATGCGCGTCACTTTGTATGTGGCTTGGAATAGTTACCTGGATAGGAAATGTTAAGTTGCATCTTTGGTCCGTATTTGTCCAACAAGCCACTGAACGAGGCTCTGGCGTTGTGTTCTCTGTTGCAAACGAGCAGGTAAACGTTTCCAAAAGACACGCGCCAGGGAACTCAGGATTTCGCGATGGAAAAAGTTTTCATATTCGCTCCCCGTTCATTCTGGATAACGTGGTCGAGCACCGGGTCTTCTGGAGCGCGTGGCTGGAAGGTCTCTCCACTCGTGTATTTGGCGTGGAGCACGAGAGGAAATGGAGAGATAAAGTTCGGGACGCTCGGGTGGTTGTGCTTGAAGCGGGCTGCGGCAGACCCACAAACCGTCTCGCGACCTTCGCCGACGGCACGAGAGCATGCGTGCGATACGGAATCGACGCGGATCAAGTGTTGGGCGAAACGCTCTCGTATTATCTGGCGGAACTGCTTGGGATTTCTAACCTTCCGCCCTTGGCGCTTTCCAAACTGAACCTGTCCAGTGAGCAGTGGGCAAGTGTGCGAGAAAATATCGAGGCATTAGAATGGTCGCCAAATGCCATTGTGTCTCTTACTGAGTTCATCCCAAATGTCACTGAAGTGTTTATTCCATTACATTTACGAAAACAGCAAGGGGGAGGACTGCAACTCTCTGCTGAGACTATATCGAACATGACTGTAGCATATCTGGTTGAATTAATGCAGTGGAGTGATCTAAtcttatttgattatttaacaGCGAACTTTGATAGAATTGTTAGTCACATTTTCAGTCTCCAATGGGACGCGCGCGTAATGGAGAGGACCACTAATAACCTTCTCAAAACAATCAATGGACATTTGCTTTTTATTGATAACGAGGCAGGGCTTATTCACGGATACAGAGTGCTTGACCTGTGGGAACGATATCACACAGTACTGCTAAGTTCATCGTGTATATTTCGGAGAAGTACAGTCCGGCGTATATCTGAGATGAAGCGCTCCGGAAACAGCGcaaagctgctgtgtgaactgTACCGCGCGAGGGAACCGTTGGCGCGCGAGCTGGGCTCTCTGTCTGAAGAGCACGCGCTTACATTGCAGAACAGGATTGATGTCGTttacaaacatattaagcagtGCACAGAAATCATGTAG